One stretch of Pseudoxanthomonas sp. Root65 DNA includes these proteins:
- a CDS encoding cupin domain-containing protein: MPHTPDAATRAPVAAYRLVAGQPTQAVGNAYSSQDARFHCGVWEGDVGAWRVHYTEHEFCHLLSGRVRLRDDAGDEVVVLEAGQSFVVPAGFSGTWDVLEAARKLYAIYEPGD; the protein is encoded by the coding sequence GTGCCACACACGCCCGACGCCGCCACGCGCGCGCCGGTCGCCGCCTATCGCCTGGTGGCCGGACAGCCGACGCAGGCGGTCGGCAACGCCTACTCGTCGCAGGACGCGCGGTTCCATTGCGGCGTCTGGGAGGGCGACGTGGGCGCCTGGCGCGTGCACTACACCGAGCACGAGTTCTGCCACCTGCTCAGCGGCCGTGTGCGCCTGCGCGATGACGCCGGCGATGAGGTGGTGGTGCTGGAGGCCGGCCAGAGCTTCGTAGTGCCGGCCGGTTTCAGCGGCACGTGGGACGTGCTGGAAGCCGCGCGCAAGCTCTACGCGATCTACGAACCCGGCGACTGA
- the pyrH gene encoding UMP kinase produces MPAPLAYRRILLKLSGEALMGAEDYGIDPAVITRIAREIIEARDAGAEVGLVIGGGNIFRGAGLAAGGMDRVTGDQMGMLATVINALAMQDALEKLGAKCRVMSAIKINDVCEDYIRRRAIRHLEKGRIAIFAAGTGNPFFTTDSGAALRAIEIGADLLLKATKVDGVYDKDPSKHADAVRFDQLTYDEVLARDLQVMDTAAFALCRDSDVPLRIYDLSVPGNLMRILRGEHVGTLVKGRG; encoded by the coding sequence ATGCCCGCTCCCCTTGCCTATCGCCGCATCCTGCTCAAACTGTCCGGCGAGGCGCTGATGGGGGCCGAGGATTACGGCATCGACCCGGCCGTCATCACCCGCATCGCCCGCGAGATCATCGAGGCGCGCGACGCCGGGGCCGAGGTGGGCCTGGTGATCGGCGGCGGCAACATCTTCCGCGGCGCCGGCCTGGCGGCCGGCGGCATGGACCGCGTCACCGGCGACCAGATGGGCATGCTGGCCACGGTCATCAACGCACTGGCCATGCAGGACGCGCTGGAAAAGCTCGGCGCCAAGTGCCGCGTGATGAGCGCGATCAAGATCAACGACGTGTGCGAGGACTACATCCGCCGCCGCGCCATCCGCCATCTGGAAAAGGGCCGCATCGCGATCTTCGCGGCAGGCACCGGCAACCCGTTCTTCACCACCGACTCCGGCGCCGCCCTGCGCGCCATCGAGATCGGCGCGGACCTGCTGCTGAAGGCGACCAAGGTGGACGGCGTCTACGACAAGGATCCCAGCAAGCACGCCGACGCGGTCCGCTTCGACCAGCTGACCTACGACGAGGTGCTCGCCCGCGATCTGCAGGTGATGGACACGGCCGCGTTCGCGCTGTGCCGCGACAGCGACGTGCCGCTGCGCATCTACGACCTGTCGGTGCCCGGCAACCTGATGCGCATCCTGCGTGGCGAACACGTGGGCACGCTGGTGAAAGGCCGCGGCTGA
- a CDS encoding cation diffusion facilitator family transporter — MGHGHHHGHGAHAHPQASATRTFAWVTLINLAYTVVEAGYGFHTNSLALLSDALHNLGDVLGLALAWGAAALAGRPPRGRHTYGWRRATLLSPLANAVLLMVFSGALGWEAFRRFSAPPEIPATPVIVIASLGILVNLGAAWLVKDGHAHDLNMRGAFLHLLADAAVSLAAVLAGIGMATLGWAWLDPATALLIAVVVAVGSWGLLRDSFDAAMDAVPGSVDPEEVRAFLQDQPGVSAVHHLHIWPLGANEIALTAHLVRAREDDHDAFLDATVHALDDRFGVNHATLQIERGTGCGHDRHDAAPHHSH; from the coding sequence ATGGGACACGGACACCACCACGGCCACGGCGCGCATGCGCATCCGCAGGCATCGGCGACGCGCACGTTCGCGTGGGTCACGCTGATCAACCTGGCCTATACCGTCGTCGAGGCGGGCTACGGCTTCCACACCAATTCGCTGGCGCTGCTGTCGGACGCGCTGCACAACCTGGGCGACGTGCTGGGCCTCGCGCTGGCCTGGGGCGCGGCCGCCCTCGCCGGCAGGCCACCGCGCGGCCGGCACACCTACGGCTGGCGTCGCGCCACCCTGCTGTCGCCACTGGCCAACGCCGTGCTGCTGATGGTCTTTTCCGGCGCGTTGGGTTGGGAGGCCTTCCGGCGCTTCAGCGCGCCGCCCGAGATCCCCGCCACGCCCGTCATCGTGATCGCCTCGCTGGGCATCCTGGTCAACCTGGGCGCCGCCTGGCTGGTGAAGGACGGCCATGCGCACGACCTCAACATGCGCGGAGCCTTCCTCCACCTGCTGGCCGACGCCGCCGTGTCGCTGGCTGCCGTGCTGGCCGGCATCGGCATGGCCACGCTGGGCTGGGCATGGCTGGACCCGGCCACGGCGCTGCTGATCGCGGTGGTGGTGGCCGTGGGCTCGTGGGGATTGCTGCGGGACAGTTTCGACGCCGCGATGGACGCCGTGCCCGGCAGCGTGGATCCGGAGGAAGTCCGCGCATTCCTGCAGGACCAGCCCGGCGTGTCCGCGGTGCATCACCTGCACATCTGGCCGCTGGGCGCCAACGAGATCGCCCTGACCGCGCACCTGGTGCGCGCGCGGGAGGACGACCACGACGCCTTCCTCGATGCCACCGTGCACGCGCTGGACGACCGCTTCGGCGTCAATCACGCCACCCTGCAGATCGAACGCGGGACCGGCTGCGGCCACGACCGGCACGATGCGGCGCCGCATCATTCGCACTGA
- the frr gene encoding ribosome recycling factor, with amino-acid sequence MLNDIKKDAQARMTKSIEALRHTLVKVRTGRASTALVEHLKVNYYGSDVPLSQVATVSVSDSRSLTITPWEKQIVGAVEKAILASDLGLTPNTAGTTIRLNLPALTEERRKELSKVVHGEGEDAKVAIRNIRRDANQQVKDLLKDKQITEDEERRTEEEIQKLTDKSIKDVDDVVKAKEQELMAV; translated from the coding sequence ATGCTCAACGACATCAAGAAAGACGCGCAGGCGCGCATGACCAAGAGCATCGAGGCGCTCCGCCACACGCTGGTGAAGGTCCGCACCGGCCGCGCGTCGACGGCCCTGGTCGAGCACCTGAAGGTCAACTACTACGGCTCCGACGTGCCGCTGAGCCAGGTGGCGACAGTGTCGGTGTCCGACTCCCGTTCGCTGACCATCACCCCGTGGGAAAAGCAGATCGTCGGCGCGGTCGAGAAGGCCATCCTGGCCTCCGACCTGGGCCTGACCCCGAACACCGCCGGCACCACCATCCGCCTGAACCTGCCCGCCCTCACCGAGGAGCGCCGCAAGGAACTGTCCAAGGTGGTCCATGGCGAAGGCGAGGATGCCAAGGTCGCCATCCGCAACATCCGTCGCGATGCCAACCAGCAGGTCAAAGACCTGCTGAAGGACAAGCAGATCACCGAAGACGAAGAGCGCCGGACCGAAGAAGAGATCCAGAAGCTCACCGACAAGTCCATCAAGGACGTCGATGACGTGGTCAAGGCCAAGGAGCAGGAACTGATGGCGGTCTGA
- the uppS gene encoding polyprenyl diphosphate synthase has protein sequence MSPAVPASAPRHLAVIMDGNGRWAERRRRPRVIGHRAGARAVNTCIDFCLERGIGALTLFAFSSENWGRPEEEVGALMKLFLNALDREVDELHRRQVRVRFIGDRTRFSPDIRARMDAAEALTRDNLRLHLVIAASYGGRQDIAQAARALAAEVAAGRLRPEDIDEAALGAHVALADLPPPDLFIRTGGDHRISNFLLWQLAYTELWFTDVLWPDLDATLLQRALDDFAQRERRFGLTSAQVTGSATEHSPA, from the coding sequence ATGTCCCCTGCCGTTCCCGCGTCCGCGCCCCGCCACCTGGCCGTCATCATGGACGGCAACGGGCGCTGGGCCGAACGCCGTCGCCGCCCCCGCGTGATCGGCCACCGCGCCGGCGCGCGCGCGGTCAACACCTGCATCGACTTCTGCCTGGAGCGCGGCATCGGCGCGCTGACCCTGTTCGCGTTCTCCAGCGAGAACTGGGGCCGGCCCGAGGAGGAAGTCGGCGCGCTGATGAAGCTGTTCCTCAACGCGCTGGACCGCGAGGTCGACGAACTGCACCGGCGCCAGGTGCGGGTACGCTTCATCGGCGACCGCACGCGGTTCTCGCCCGACATCCGCGCACGCATGGACGCCGCCGAGGCGCTGACCCGAGACAACCTGCGCCTGCACCTGGTCATCGCCGCCAGTTACGGCGGACGCCAGGACATCGCGCAGGCAGCGCGCGCGCTGGCGGCAGAGGTCGCCGCCGGCCGACTGCGGCCGGAGGACATCGACGAAGCCGCGCTTGGCGCGCACGTCGCGCTGGCCGACCTGCCGCCGCCCGATCTGTTCATCCGTACCGGCGGCGACCACCGCATCAGCAATTTCCTGCTGTGGCAGCTGGCGTACACCGAACTCTGGTTCACCGACGTGCTGTGGCCCGACCTGGATGCCACGCTGCTGCAGCGCGCGCTGGACGACTTCGCGCAGCGCGAGCGCCGCTTCGGCCTGACCAGCGCCCAAGTCACCGGCAGCGCCACCGAGCACAGCCCCGCATGA
- a CDS encoding phosphatidate cytidylyltransferase: MSATRTRVIAALVMAPFAIGAILLLPTSWLAMLAALVFLVGLWEWFKLAEIDDTLQRTVLLTANLLVMVALVWASRGSGDATDLVPLRLMALAGVVWWLLALLWLRFFSFASDHETWARVFKLAAGTLAVVPAWCALGLIHYNNNEPNGPAWLFVALAIVWAADSGAYFAGRHFGGRWFKGRKLAPRISPNKTLEGLLGGLAAGMLVAAVGGLIAGAGAGQLPGVLVVAVFTVLFSVVGDLFESLLKRHVGAKDSGDLIPGHGGVLDRIDGVLAALPIFVLGKEVFGF, encoded by the coding sequence ATGAGCGCGACCCGTACCCGTGTCATCGCCGCGCTCGTCATGGCGCCGTTCGCCATCGGCGCCATCCTGCTGCTGCCCACGAGCTGGTTGGCGATGCTGGCGGCGCTGGTGTTCCTGGTCGGGCTGTGGGAATGGTTCAAGCTCGCCGAAATCGACGATACCCTGCAGCGCACGGTGCTGCTGACCGCCAACCTGCTGGTGATGGTGGCCCTGGTGTGGGCATCGCGCGGCTCCGGCGATGCCACCGACCTGGTGCCGCTGCGCCTGATGGCGCTGGCCGGGGTGGTCTGGTGGCTGCTCGCGCTGCTGTGGCTGCGTTTCTTCAGCTTCGCGTCCGACCACGAGACCTGGGCCCGCGTGTTCAAGCTGGCGGCGGGAACGCTCGCGGTGGTGCCGGCCTGGTGCGCGCTGGGGCTGATCCATTACAACAACAACGAGCCCAACGGGCCCGCCTGGCTGTTCGTCGCGCTGGCCATCGTGTGGGCCGCCGACAGCGGTGCCTACTTCGCGGGGCGACACTTCGGCGGGCGCTGGTTCAAGGGCCGCAAGCTGGCCCCGCGGATCAGTCCCAACAAGACCCTGGAAGGCCTGCTGGGCGGCCTGGCTGCCGGCATGCTGGTGGCCGCCGTTGGCGGGTTGATCGCGGGTGCCGGCGCCGGCCAGCTCCCCGGTGTGCTGGTGGTGGCCGTGTTCACGGTGCTGTTCTCGGTGGTGGGCGATCTGTTCGAGAGCCTGTTGAAGCGGCATGTCGGCGCCAAGGACTCGGGCGACCTGATCCCGGGCCACGGCGGCGTGCTCGACCGCATCGACGGCGTGCTGGCCGCCCTGCCCATCTTCGTGTTGGGCAAGGAAGTCTTCGGATTCTGA
- a CDS encoding 1-deoxy-D-xylulose-5-phosphate reductoisomerase has product MTAPALRNVAVLGATGSIGASALDVIARHPDRYRASVLAAGGNVEALLALCVAHRPADAVIADEALYARLRDGLSEAGLPTRAHAGMAALDTLVAAPECDIVVAAIVGAAGLSSTLAAARAGKRLLLANKESLVLAGELVTAAADAAGAEIIPIDSEHNAIFQCLRSRQAQADVSRIVLTASGGPFRGCSRADLAQVTREQAVAHPKWSMGPKISVDSATLMNKGLELIEAHHLFGVGRERLDVLVHPQSLVHSLVEFVDGSTLAQLGLPDMRTSLAVGLGWPERIGSGVGGLDLLKHARLDFEAPDTDAFPCLQLAWDAMAAGGTAPAVLNAANEVAVSAFLQGQIGFLSIPALVEDALTALPAAPADSLDVLLAADAEARRLTTRNLASHLSA; this is encoded by the coding sequence ATGACCGCGCCTGCTCTCCGCAACGTGGCGGTCCTGGGCGCGACGGGCTCGATTGGCGCGTCGGCGCTGGACGTCATCGCGCGCCATCCGGATCGCTATCGCGCCAGCGTGCTGGCGGCCGGGGGCAACGTGGAGGCACTGCTCGCCCTGTGCGTCGCGCATCGCCCCGCGGATGCCGTGATTGCCGACGAAGCCCTGTATGCGCGGCTGCGCGACGGCCTGTCCGAGGCCGGCCTGCCCACGCGTGCCCATGCCGGCATGGCCGCACTCGACACGCTGGTGGCGGCGCCGGAATGCGACATCGTGGTGGCCGCCATCGTCGGGGCCGCCGGGCTGTCGTCCACGCTGGCCGCCGCGCGCGCGGGCAAGCGCCTGCTGCTGGCCAACAAGGAGTCGCTGGTGCTCGCCGGCGAGCTGGTGACCGCCGCCGCCGACGCCGCAGGCGCCGAGATCATCCCGATCGACAGCGAACACAACGCCATCTTCCAGTGCCTGCGTTCACGACAGGCTCAGGCCGACGTCAGCCGCATCGTGCTGACCGCGTCGGGCGGTCCGTTCCGCGGTTGCAGCCGGGCCGACCTGGCGCAGGTCACGCGCGAGCAGGCCGTCGCCCACCCCAAATGGTCGATGGGTCCGAAGATCTCTGTGGATTCGGCCACGCTGATGAACAAGGGGCTGGAGCTGATCGAAGCCCACCATCTGTTCGGCGTCGGCCGCGAACGGCTGGACGTGCTGGTGCATCCGCAGAGCCTGGTGCATTCGCTGGTGGAATTCGTCGACGGCTCCACGCTGGCGCAGCTCGGCCTGCCCGACATGCGCACCTCGCTGGCGGTCGGCCTGGGGTGGCCGGAACGGATCGGCTCGGGCGTGGGCGGACTGGACCTGCTGAAGCACGCGCGACTGGATTTCGAGGCGCCGGACACCGACGCCTTCCCCTGCCTGCAGTTGGCCTGGGACGCCATGGCCGCGGGCGGAACCGCGCCGGCCGTGCTGAACGCTGCGAACGAAGTCGCAGTTTCAGCCTTTCTTCAGGGCCAGATCGGTTTCCTATCCATCCCCGCGCTGGTCGAGGATGCCCTCACCGCGCTGCCCGCGGCGCCGGCGGATTCGCTGGACGTGCTGCTGGCAGCCGACGCCGAGGCACGCCGGCTGACCACGCGCAATCTCGCAAGCCACCTCTCCGCATGA
- the rseP gene encoding RIP metalloprotease RseP: MSEVLGSILWMIVALGVLVTFHEFGHYWVARRCGVKVLRFSVGFGKPLWSRRDRHGTEFAVAAIPLGGYVKMLDEAEGEVPAAQLDEAFNRKSVWQRIAVVAAGPLANILLCVILLWAMFVIGKQDYSATLGSVSGIAADAGFQRGDRIVRVGDRAIDTWTDASIVLTKAAIDGDDLPVQVETASGAIVTRTLALSRLPAGFDQENAIGLSGLVWQHWVTPAVIGKVTPDSVADGVLKVGDTVTAVDGQRVHGFDDIARQVDALGKRGGAAMVEVDRAGERLAFELAPRWTQHPEAGKGHYWALGLAPPDKIQMPAYDAQLHFGPLAAVPAALRETGKLTSDSLGMIRRMLTGDASLKNVSGPITIAQVANVSAQRGPDWFLWFLAAMSLSLAIINLLPIPVLDGGHLLYYLIELVKGSPLSERHMVAGQYVGLAALAGLMGLAFYNDILRLMTRLVT, encoded by the coding sequence ATGAGTGAAGTGCTGGGCTCAATCTTGTGGATGATCGTGGCGCTGGGCGTGCTGGTCACGTTCCACGAATTCGGCCACTACTGGGTGGCGCGCCGCTGTGGCGTGAAGGTGCTGCGCTTTTCGGTGGGCTTCGGCAAGCCGCTGTGGTCGCGCCGCGACCGCCATGGCACCGAGTTTGCGGTCGCCGCCATCCCGTTGGGGGGCTACGTGAAGATGCTGGACGAGGCCGAGGGCGAGGTCCCGGCGGCGCAACTAGACGAGGCCTTCAACCGCAAGTCCGTCTGGCAGCGCATCGCCGTGGTCGCGGCCGGCCCGCTGGCGAACATCCTGCTGTGCGTAATCCTGCTGTGGGCGATGTTCGTGATCGGCAAGCAGGACTACTCGGCCACGCTGGGCAGCGTCTCGGGTATCGCCGCCGATGCCGGTTTCCAGCGCGGCGACCGCATCGTCCGGGTCGGCGACCGCGCGATCGACACCTGGACCGATGCCTCCATTGTGCTGACCAAGGCCGCGATCGATGGCGACGACCTGCCCGTGCAGGTCGAGACCGCGTCGGGCGCGATCGTGACCCGCACCCTGGCGCTGTCCCGGCTGCCGGCCGGCTTTGACCAGGAGAACGCCATCGGCCTCAGCGGGCTGGTCTGGCAGCACTGGGTCACGCCGGCGGTCATCGGCAAGGTCACGCCCGACTCGGTCGCCGATGGCGTGCTGAAGGTCGGCGACACGGTGACCGCCGTGGACGGCCAGCGGGTGCACGGGTTCGACGACATCGCCCGCCAGGTCGATGCGCTGGGCAAGCGCGGCGGCGCAGCCATGGTCGAGGTGGACCGTGCCGGCGAGCGGCTCGCCTTCGAACTGGCGCCGCGCTGGACCCAGCACCCCGAGGCCGGCAAGGGTCACTACTGGGCGCTGGGCCTGGCTCCCCCCGACAAGATCCAGATGCCGGCCTACGACGCCCAGCTCCACTTCGGCCCGCTGGCCGCAGTCCCGGCCGCCCTGCGCGAGACCGGCAAGCTGACCTCGGACTCGCTGGGCATGATCCGCCGCATGCTGACCGGCGATGCCTCGCTGAAGAACGTGTCCGGCCCGATCACCATCGCCCAGGTCGCCAATGTCTCGGCCCAGCGGGGGCCGGACTGGTTCCTCTGGTTCCTGGCGGCGATGTCCCTGAGCCTGGCCATCATCAACCTGCTGCCGATCCCCGTCTTGGACGGCGGCCACCTGCTGTATTACCTTATCGAATTGGTCAAGGGCAGCCCCTTGAGCGAGCGCCACATGGTGGCCGGACAATACGTGGGCCTGGCGGCACTGGCGGGCCTGATGGGACTGGCGTTCTACAACGACATCCTGCGTCTGATGACGCGTCTGGTGACCTGA
- the bamA gene encoding outer membrane protein assembly factor BamA, with product MTRLPSRRLLALALASAIAMPALAQTTEPAAAPVAAAPLSNASFTATDIRIDGLQRISTGTALTYLPIERGDVVTPASVGESIRALYKTGFFEDVKLDRQGDILVVTVTERPAINKLTLTGNKDIKTEDLMSGLKDIGLAEGETFDRLSLDRVTQELVRQYNNRGKYNVEITPTVSPLDRNRVDVTIAVKEGKAAKIKHVNVVGAEKFETEDLLENWESKESSWLSWYRRDDQYSKEKLSGDMERLNSWYLDRGYVDFNIDSTQVSISPDKRDMFITAGITEGEQYKISDVKVTGDTVLPKEEIEKLVIVKPEQTFSRILLEMTADSITATLGNIGHAFAQVNPIPTVDRENRTVAINLQVVPGPRVNVRRILFKGNTRTSDEVLRREMRQFEGSWFSQVAVDRSRVRLRRLGYFETVDVETTPVPGTNDQVDVVFNVKETTSGSFVFGLGYSQLSGLTTSIQLSQNNFLGGGNRVSVEAQRSDYLQRYSFSYTNPFFTDEGMSLGYNLWWREFDYSDFNTAQYSTTSAAAQGILGLPITENDTVSLLFGVDSNEILTFGGSTPQTIIDYIDAVGQRTFHAWRAEVGWARDTRNDYFMPTGGTYQRVSAEVALPGSTVQYYKLNYEFSKYWSLSPAFVLNTRAELGYGDSYGSDIYRYICRVNGSDPQIPGQPPTTPSADGTCADGGTLDRTLVATGLPFFENFYAGGTRSVRGFRDNTLGPRSEVISGFRGQPLGGSLKTTGSVELIFPKLFDSNAARVSAFFDFGNVFDGVDNFDAGELRASAGVALLWRAPVGPISISYAFPLKKEDDDEVERLQFTFGGGF from the coding sequence ATGACGCGACTGCCTTCCCGCCGCCTGCTTGCCCTCGCCCTGGCTTCGGCCATCGCCATGCCGGCACTGGCCCAGACGACGGAACCCGCTGCCGCGCCCGTGGCCGCCGCGCCGCTGAGCAACGCCTCGTTCACAGCGACCGACATCCGCATCGATGGCCTGCAGCGCATCTCGACGGGTACCGCCCTCACCTACCTGCCGATCGAGCGCGGTGACGTCGTCACGCCGGCCAGCGTGGGCGAATCCATCCGCGCGCTGTACAAGACCGGCTTCTTCGAGGACGTGAAGCTCGACCGCCAGGGCGACATCCTCGTGGTCACGGTCACCGAGCGCCCGGCGATCAACAAGCTGACCCTGACCGGCAACAAGGACATCAAGACCGAAGACCTGATGTCCGGCCTGAAGGACATCGGCCTGGCCGAGGGCGAGACCTTCGACCGCCTCAGCCTGGACCGGGTGACGCAGGAACTGGTGCGCCAGTACAACAACCGCGGCAAGTACAACGTCGAGATCACGCCCACCGTCAGCCCGCTGGACCGCAACCGCGTGGACGTCACCATCGCGGTCAAGGAAGGCAAGGCCGCCAAGATCAAGCACGTCAATGTCGTCGGTGCCGAGAAGTTCGAGACCGAAGACCTGCTGGAGAACTGGGAGTCCAAGGAATCCAGCTGGCTGTCGTGGTACCGCCGCGACGACCAGTACTCGAAGGAAAAGCTCTCCGGCGACATGGAGCGCCTGAATTCCTGGTACCTCGACCGCGGCTACGTGGACTTCAACATCGACTCCACCCAGGTGTCGATCAGTCCCGACAAGCGCGACATGTTCATCACCGCGGGCATCACCGAAGGCGAGCAGTACAAGATTTCCGACGTCAAGGTCACCGGCGACACGGTGCTGCCGAAGGAAGAGATCGAGAAGCTGGTGATCGTTAAGCCGGAGCAGACGTTCTCGCGCATCCTGCTGGAAATGACGGCCGACTCGATCACCGCCACGCTCGGCAACATCGGCCACGCCTTCGCGCAGGTCAACCCGATCCCCACGGTCGACCGCGAGAACCGCACCGTCGCGATCAACCTGCAGGTGGTGCCGGGTCCGCGCGTCAACGTGCGCCGCATCCTGTTCAAGGGCAACACGCGCACCTCCGACGAGGTCCTGCGCCGCGAGATGCGCCAGTTCGAGGGCAGCTGGTTCTCGCAGGTCGCCGTGGACCGCTCGCGGGTGCGTCTGCGCCGTCTGGGCTATTTCGAGACGGTCGACGTGGAAACCACGCCGGTCCCCGGCACCAACGACCAGGTCGACGTGGTCTTCAACGTCAAGGAAACCACCTCGGGCAGCTTCGTGTTCGGCCTGGGCTACTCGCAGCTGTCGGGCCTGACCACGTCGATCCAGCTGTCGCAGAACAACTTCCTGGGCGGCGGCAACCGCGTGTCGGTCGAAGCGCAGCGCAGCGATTACCTGCAGCGCTATTCGTTCTCGTACACCAATCCGTTCTTCACCGACGAAGGCATGTCGCTGGGCTACAACCTGTGGTGGCGCGAGTTCGACTACTCGGACTTCAACACCGCCCAGTACTCCACCACCAGCGCGGCCGCGCAGGGCATCCTGGGCCTGCCGATCACCGAGAACGATACCGTCTCGCTGCTGTTCGGCGTCGACAGCAACGAGATCCTGACCTTCGGCGGCTCCACGCCGCAGACGATCATCGATTACATCGATGCCGTCGGCCAGCGCACGTTCCACGCCTGGCGTGCCGAAGTGGGCTGGGCGCGCGACACCCGCAACGACTACTTCATGCCGACCGGCGGCACCTACCAGCGCGTCTCCGCCGAGGTCGCGCTGCCCGGCTCCACCGTGCAGTACTACAAGCTCAACTACGAGTTCTCCAAGTACTGGTCGCTCAGCCCGGCGTTCGTGCTGAACACCCGTGCCGAACTCGGCTACGGCGACAGCTACGGCTCGGACATCTACCGCTACATCTGCCGAGTGAACGGCTCCGATCCGCAGATCCCCGGCCAGCCGCCCACCACACCTTCGGCGGATGGCACCTGCGCCGACGGCGGCACGCTGGACCGGACGCTGGTGGCCACCGGCCTGCCGTTCTTCGAGAACTTCTATGCCGGTGGCACGCGCTCGGTGCGCGGCTTCCGCGACAACACGCTGGGTCCGCGCTCGGAAGTCATCTCCGGCTTCCGCGGCCAGCCGCTGGGCGGCTCGCTGAAGACCACCGGGTCGGTGGAGTTGATCTTCCCGAAGCTGTTCGATTCCAACGCGGCCCGCGTCTCTGCGTTCTTCGACTTCGGCAACGTGTTCGACGGCGTGGACAACTTCGACGCCGGCGAGCTGCGCGCGTCTGCGGGCGTGGCGTTGCTGTGGCGCGCGCCGGTCGGCCCGATCTCGATCAGCTACGCCTTCCCGCTCAAGAAGGAAGACGACGACGAGGTCGAACGCCTGCAGTTCACCTTCGGCGGCGGTTTCTGA
- the lpxD gene encoding UDP-3-O-(3-hydroxymyristoyl)glucosamine N-acyltransferase, whose translation MTPPSFTSGELADRFGLDLRGDAGLRIDGVATLARAEPGQLAFLANSRYRAQLADSRASLVVLRAEDAADATGAVLVAKDPYTAFAKMAALFERKPLREAGIHPSAVIDPSARVAPGAHVGPFVMVGARSVIGEGSVLGPGCVIGDDCVVGEGCELVARVTLVTRVRLGQRVLVHPGAVIGADGFGLAMDSGHWIKVPQLGGVVIGDDCEIGANTTIDRGALDDTVLEEDVRLDNQIQIGHNVRIGAHTAMAGCSAAAGSARIGRYCLIGGAAGVLGHLEICDRVVITAMSLVTSSITEPGEYSSGTPLTDNRTWRKNAARFKQLDALARRVLAADKET comes from the coding sequence ATGACCCCTCCTTCCTTCACCTCCGGCGAACTCGCCGACCGCTTCGGCCTGGACCTGCGCGGCGATGCAGGCCTGCGCATCGACGGCGTGGCCACGCTGGCGCGTGCCGAACCGGGGCAGCTCGCCTTCCTCGCCAACAGCCGCTACCGCGCCCAGCTGGCGGACAGTCGCGCCAGCCTGGTGGTGCTGCGCGCCGAGGATGCCGCCGATGCGACCGGCGCCGTGCTGGTCGCGAAGGATCCCTACACCGCGTTCGCCAAGATGGCGGCGCTGTTCGAACGCAAGCCGCTCCGCGAAGCCGGCATCCACCCGAGCGCTGTCATCGATCCGAGCGCGCGCGTCGCGCCAGGCGCCCATGTGGGCCCGTTCGTCATGGTGGGGGCACGCAGCGTCATCGGCGAGGGCAGCGTGCTCGGGCCGGGCTGCGTGATCGGCGACGATTGCGTGGTCGGCGAGGGCTGCGAACTGGTCGCGCGCGTCACCCTGGTCACGCGCGTGCGGCTGGGCCAGCGCGTGCTGGTGCATCCGGGGGCCGTGATCGGCGCCGACGGCTTCGGCCTGGCGATGGACAGCGGCCACTGGATCAAGGTGCCGCAGCTGGGTGGCGTGGTGATCGGCGACGACTGCGAGATCGGCGCCAACACGACCATCGACCGCGGCGCGCTGGACGACACGGTGCTGGAAGAAGACGTCCGCCTCGACAACCAGATCCAGATCGGCCACAACGTGCGCATCGGCGCGCACACGGCGATGGCCGGCTGCAGCGCCGCCGCCGGCAGTGCGCGCATCGGCCGCTACTGCCTGATCGGTGGCGCCGCCGGGGTGCTGGGCCACCTGGAGATCTGCGACCGCGTGGTGATCACCGCCATGTCGCTGGTGACCAGCTCGATCACCGAGCCCGGCGAGTATTCCAGCGGCACACCGCTGACCGACAACCGTACCTGGCGCAAGAACGCCGCCCGCTTCAAGCAACTGGACGCCTTGGCACGACGCGTGCTGGCGGCCGACAAGGAAACCTGA